Proteins from a genomic interval of Cyprinus carpio isolate SPL01 chromosome A21, ASM1834038v1, whole genome shotgun sequence:
- the tnfsf10l3 gene encoding tumor necrosis factor (ligand) superfamily, member 10 like 3: MDTDSAAPPQRVLESFDRNAAASEGNSEYLQSVSSESSSFIMVQPRNRLEVPSRLWVTAVVVIVVVLQVASTTGLFIYLNVSVAQARTQGVVEELRCFGLLNALEKEQDVPDDLVQLFGEPCIKLAEGLKAYISKVTETIISKHTFEERVTIPPRTKLLTAGSRRPSAHLTLRDSGLQGTTSLTPQTDLHQSCRHPVRSWGNQSFGSHLHNMTVSNGRLRIPRAGRYYLYGQVYFRYLTLSIDNYHSGSDSHQVVQCVYKKTAYARPIQLLKGVGTKCWSPDSENALHSIYQGGLFELRAGDEIFISVSSPTAVYAEDSSSYFGAFLFDL, translated from the exons ATGGACACGGACTCTGCAGCCCCTCCTCAGCGCGTGCTGGAGTCATTCGACAGGAATGCCGCCGCATCCGAAGGCAACTCCGAATATTTACAGTCTGTTAGTAGCGAATCGAGCTCATTCATCATGGTTCAGCCCAGAAATCGTCTCGAAGTGCCATCCAGGTTGTGGGTGACAGCGGTAGTGGTCATCGTGGTTGTCCTTCAGGTTGCCTCGACCACAGGACTCTTCATATACTTGAACGTGTCAGTGGCACAG GCTCGGACACAAGGTGTGGTGGAGGAGCTGAGGTGTTTTGGTCTTCTGAACGCTCTGGAGAAAGAACAGGATGTGCCTGATGACCTGGTCCAGCTCTTTGGTGAGCCGTGCATTAAACTGGCTGAAGGACTCAAAGCCTACATCTCCAAG GTCACAGAAACCATAATCTCGAAACACACCTTTGAAG aaagagTCACTATCCCTCCACGTACAAAATTACTCACCGCTGGCAGCCGACGGCCTTCGGCTCATCTTACCCTCAGAGACAGTGGACTGCAGG GTACGACATCCTTAACCCCTCAGACTGACCTTCACCAGTCCTGCCGCCATCCCGTTCGTTCCTGGGGGAACCAGAGTTTCGGCTCCCACCTGCACAACATGACCGTGTCCAACGGACGCCTGCGTATCCCTCGCGCAGGCCGCTACTACCTGTACGGCCAAGTCTACTTCCGTTATCTCACCCTCTCCATTGACAATTACCACTCGGGCTCTGACAGCCACCAGGTGGTGCAGTGCGTCTACAAGAAGACCGCCTACGCCCGTCCTATTCAGCTCCTGAAGGGTGTGGGCACCAAATGTTGGTCTCCAGACAGCGAGAATGCCCTTCACTCCATCTACCAGGGGGGCCTGTTTGAACTTCGTGCAGGTGATGAGATCTTCATCTCTGTGTCTTCTCCCACAGCTGTGTATGCAGAAGACTCCTCCAGCTACTTTGGGGCCTTCCTCTTTGACCTCTGA